The Streptomyces sp. NBC_01275 genome has a segment encoding these proteins:
- a CDS encoding S8 family peptidase, which yields MARTRTRRLRGAGGLTAVVTTVVLSAGTLPAHAAPEGKIVGAGLPGSVGGSYLVTLKGGTQASSAAGRRLVRAYGARISHTYGTVLNGFAVAADARQARRLAADPHVASVVQDTRVTLDSAGKGVVGKGGTGREVAGKAVGRNPPSWGLDRVDQPSLPLDDRYTSPASAGAGVTVYVIDTGVRVTHQEFGGRASYGWDFVGGDRTAADGNGHGTHVAGTVAGAHVGVAKKARVVAVRVLDDTGAGTTAQAIAGIDWVTRHAHRPAVANLSLGGSYNVQLDAAVRASIRSGVTYTVAAGNEGRAAALYSPADVREAVTVGATDRQDARVGYSNHGSALDLFAPGVSITSASYPSDTGRATYSGTSTAAPHAAGAAALYLADHPTATPAQVARALVAGAANGKVSGRGPGSPNKLLQVPPF from the coding sequence ATGGCACGGACGCGTACCCGGCGTCTGCGCGGGGCAGGGGGCCTGACCGCGGTCGTCACGACCGTGGTCCTGTCGGCCGGCACCCTGCCCGCGCACGCCGCACCGGAGGGGAAGATAGTCGGCGCCGGTCTGCCCGGCTCCGTCGGCGGAAGCTACCTGGTGACGCTGAAAGGGGGCACACAGGCGTCCTCCGCGGCCGGGCGACGCCTCGTCAGGGCGTACGGAGCGAGAATCAGCCACACCTACGGCACGGTCCTCAACGGCTTCGCCGTGGCGGCCGACGCGAGACAGGCCCGGCGGCTCGCCGCCGACCCGCACGTCGCCTCGGTCGTCCAGGACACCCGGGTGACCCTGGACTCCGCAGGGAAGGGGGTCGTGGGGAAGGGGGGCACGGGGAGGGAGGTCGCGGGGAAGGCCGTGGGGAGGAACCCGCCGTCCTGGGGGCTGGACCGCGTCGACCAGCCGTCCCTGCCGCTCGACGACCGCTACACCTCGCCGGCGTCCGCGGGGGCAGGGGTGACGGTGTACGTCATCGACACCGGCGTCCGCGTCACGCACCAGGAGTTCGGCGGCCGGGCGAGCTACGGCTGGGACTTCGTCGGCGGGGACCGCACCGCCGCCGACGGCAACGGCCACGGCACCCATGTCGCCGGCACCGTCGCGGGCGCCCACGTCGGCGTCGCCAAGAAGGCCAGGGTGGTCGCCGTACGGGTCCTGGACGACACCGGCGCGGGCACCACCGCGCAGGCCATCGCGGGCATCGACTGGGTCACCCGGCACGCGCACCGGCCCGCCGTCGCCAACCTCAGCCTGGGCGGCTCCTACAACGTCCAACTGGACGCCGCCGTCCGCGCCTCCATCCGGTCCGGCGTCACCTACACCGTCGCCGCCGGCAACGAGGGCCGGGCGGCCGCTCTGTACTCCCCCGCCGACGTACGCGAGGCCGTCACCGTCGGAGCCACCGACCGCCAGGACGCCAGGGTCGGCTACTCCAACCACGGCTCGGCGCTCGACCTGTTCGCCCCGGGCGTGTCGATCACCTCCGCGTCGTACCCGAGCGACACCGGCCGGGCGACCTACTCCGGTACGTCGACGGCGGCGCCGCACGCGGCGGGCGCGGCCGCGCTCTATCTGGCCGACCACCCGACGGCCACCCCCGCTCAGGTCGCCAGGGCGCTGGTCGCGGGAGCGGCGAACGGCAAGGTCTCCGGCCGGGGCCCCGGTTCGCCGAACAAACTCCTGCAGGTGCCGCCGTTCTAG
- a CDS encoding phosphotransferase: MADTVTLSGTTSPGLLASLDPLLREWLPRQRWFAGKGRPVTGFSLAAGTELLPAASRLGLFHLLVRAHQPDTPGDCYQLLVGARAALPPRLAPALIGHVTDGPLTGRTVYDALYDARPAEVLLEALRTRARIGALRCDRDPAQEIRPGLVPRLMTGEQSNSSVVYGDTFILKLLRKVVPGVNPDLELPLALAREGCPRVPAPTAWMHADLDPEGPGESSVLAVLQPYLQGASDGWELALRELAKGEDFGAEARALGRATAEVHGALARALPTATLGASQIRPLADGMAARLDAAAQAVPALRPYAPALRTAFTALADLAAEGCTWTAQRVHGDLHLGQCLRAPTGRWSLIDFEGEPARPLAERRMAQPAVRDVAGMLRSFDYAAHSSDPPAPGWASACRAAYCSGYAEVAGRDPRTDPVLLRAYETDKAVYEAVYEARHRPDWLAVPLSAIHRLAAPDLP; encoded by the coding sequence ATGGCGGACACGGTCACACTCTCCGGCACGACAAGCCCCGGCCTCCTCGCGTCACTCGACCCCCTGCTGCGGGAGTGGCTGCCACGGCAGCGCTGGTTCGCCGGCAAGGGGCGTCCGGTCACCGGGTTCTCGCTGGCGGCGGGCACCGAGCTGCTGCCGGCCGCCTCCCGGCTCGGCCTCTTCCATCTGCTGGTCCGCGCCCACCAGCCGGACACCCCGGGCGACTGCTACCAGCTCCTCGTCGGCGCCCGCGCGGCCCTGCCGCCCCGGCTGGCCCCCGCGCTGATCGGACACGTCACGGACGGTCCGCTGACCGGCCGGACCGTGTACGACGCGCTGTACGACGCCCGGCCCGCCGAGGTGCTCCTGGAGGCGCTGCGCACCCGGGCCAGGATCGGCGCCCTGCGCTGCGACCGCGACCCGGCCCAGGAGATCCGCCCGGGGCTGGTGCCCCGCCTGATGACCGGCGAACAGTCGAACTCGTCCGTCGTCTATGGAGATACGTTCATCCTGAAGCTGTTGCGCAAGGTCGTGCCGGGCGTCAACCCCGATCTGGAGCTGCCGCTGGCGCTGGCCCGCGAGGGCTGCCCCCGGGTGCCCGCGCCCACGGCGTGGATGCACGCGGACCTGGACCCGGAGGGCCCGGGGGAGTCGTCCGTGCTGGCCGTGCTCCAGCCGTATCTGCAAGGGGCCTCGGACGGCTGGGAGCTGGCGCTGCGGGAGCTGGCCAAGGGCGAGGACTTCGGCGCGGAGGCGCGGGCGCTGGGGCGGGCCACCGCCGAGGTGCACGGGGCGCTGGCCCGGGCGCTGCCCACGGCGACCCTGGGCGCCTCCCAGATACGGCCGCTGGCGGACGGCATGGCCGCACGGCTGGACGCGGCAGCCCAGGCGGTGCCGGCGCTGCGCCCGTACGCGCCCGCGCTGCGCACCGCCTTCACGGCGCTGGCCGATCTCGCGGCCGAGGGCTGCACCTGGACCGCCCAGCGCGTCCACGGCGATCTGCACCTCGGGCAGTGCCTGCGCGCGCCGACCGGCCGGTGGTCGCTGATCGACTTCGAGGGCGAGCCGGCCCGGCCGCTGGCCGAGCGGCGGATGGCGCAGCCGGCCGTGCGGGACGTGGCGGGGATGCTGCGGTCCTTCGACTACGCGGCCCACTCGTCCGACCCGCCGGCCCCCGGCTGGGCGTCCGCCTGCCGGGCGGCCTACTGCTCCGGATACGCCGAGGTCGCCGGCCGCGACCCGCGCACCGATCCCGTGCTCCTGCGGGCCTACGAGACGGACAAGGCGGTCTACGAAGCCGTCTACGAAGCCCGTCACCGCCCCGACTGGCTCGCCGTACCGCTGTCCGCGATCCACCGCCTCGCCGCCCCCGACCTGCCCTGA
- a CDS encoding alpha-1,4-glucan--maltose-1-phosphate maltosyltransferase, which yields MPARRHSSTPPTKHTEAARTADPADMAGTAGTVGTVGTAVGRIPVLDVRPIVQHGRRPAKAVTGETFEISATVFREGHDAVAANAVLYDPEGRPGPWTPMRELAPGTDRWGADVTPDAPGRWTYTVEAWSDPVATWRRHARIKIPAGMDTELVLEEGARLYERAATGVSKPGAKRKRAVLLAAVDALRDDARPPVSRLAAASTPEVDAVLARHPLRELVTASDPLPLLVERERALYGAWYEFFPRSEGTPERPHGTFRTAARRLPAIAAMGFDVVYLPPIHPIGATCRKGRNNTLDATPDDVGVPWAIGSPEGGHDAVHPDLGTLDDFAWFVQQAQDLGLEIALDFALQCSPDHPWVEKHPEWFHHRPDGTIAHAENPPKKYQDIYPVAFDADLDGLVAETLRVLRHWMSYGVRIFRVDNPHTKPVVFWERVIAEINAADPDVVFLAEAFTRPAMMRTLAEIGFQQSYTYFTWRNTKQELTDYFTELSGESAASMRPNLFANTPDILHAYLQHGGPPAFAIRAVLAATLSPTWGLYSGYELYENTPLKTGGEEYLDSEKYQLRPRDWAAAEREGRTLAPLVTQLNDIRRANPALHQLRDLHFHHADREAVIVYSKRSGSNTVLVVVNLDPHHTQEATVSLDMPQLGLEWHESAPVRDELTGETYYWGRANYVRLEPGTRPAHVLTVLRPSNPQIGGSPTR from the coding sequence ATGCCAGCCAGGCGCCACTCGTCAACACCCCCGACGAAGCACACCGAAGCAGCCCGGACAGCCGACCCGGCCGACATGGCCGGCACAGCCGGCACAGTCGGCACAGTCGGCACGGCCGTCGGGCGCATCCCCGTCCTCGACGTCCGCCCGATCGTCCAGCACGGGCGCAGGCCCGCCAAGGCGGTCACCGGTGAGACGTTCGAGATCTCGGCCACCGTGTTCCGCGAAGGACACGACGCGGTCGCCGCCAACGCCGTGCTGTACGACCCCGAAGGCCGCCCGGGTCCCTGGACCCCGATGCGTGAACTCGCCCCCGGCACCGACCGGTGGGGCGCGGACGTCACGCCGGACGCGCCGGGCCGGTGGACGTACACGGTCGAGGCCTGGAGCGATCCGGTCGCCACCTGGCGGCGCCACGCCCGGATCAAGATCCCGGCGGGGATGGACACGGAGTTGGTCCTCGAGGAAGGCGCACGCCTCTACGAGCGGGCGGCCACCGGCGTGTCCAAGCCCGGCGCGAAGCGGAAACGGGCCGTGCTCCTCGCCGCGGTCGACGCCCTGCGCGACGACGCCCGCCCGCCGGTCTCCCGGCTCGCGGCGGCGTCGACGCCTGAGGTGGACGCCGTCCTCGCCCGCCACCCGCTGCGGGAGCTGGTCACCGCCTCCGACCCGCTGCCCCTCCTCGTCGAGCGCGAACGCGCCCTCTACGGCGCGTGGTACGAGTTCTTCCCGCGTTCCGAGGGCACCCCCGAGCGCCCGCACGGCACCTTCCGCACCGCCGCCCGCAGACTCCCCGCGATCGCCGCCATGGGCTTCGACGTCGTCTACCTCCCGCCCATCCACCCCATCGGCGCCACCTGCCGCAAGGGCCGCAACAACACCCTCGACGCCACCCCCGACGACGTCGGCGTCCCCTGGGCCATCGGCTCCCCCGAAGGCGGACACGACGCCGTCCACCCCGACCTCGGCACCCTCGACGACTTCGCCTGGTTCGTACAGCAAGCCCAGGACCTCGGCCTCGAGATCGCCCTCGACTTCGCCCTCCAGTGCTCCCCCGACCACCCCTGGGTGGAGAAGCACCCCGAGTGGTTCCACCACCGCCCCGACGGCACCATCGCCCACGCCGAGAACCCGCCCAAGAAGTACCAGGACATCTACCCCGTCGCCTTCGACGCCGACCTCGACGGCCTCGTCGCCGAGACCCTCCGCGTCCTGCGCCACTGGATGTCCTACGGGGTACGGATCTTCCGCGTCGACAACCCCCACACCAAACCCGTCGTCTTCTGGGAACGCGTCATCGCCGAGATCAACGCCGCCGACCCCGACGTCGTCTTCCTCGCCGAGGCCTTCACCCGCCCCGCCATGATGCGCACCCTCGCCGAGATCGGCTTCCAGCAGTCCTACACCTACTTCACCTGGCGCAACACCAAACAGGAGCTCACCGACTACTTCACCGAGCTCTCCGGCGAGTCGGCCGCCTCCATGCGGCCCAACCTCTTCGCCAACACCCCCGACATCCTCCACGCATACCTCCAGCACGGCGGCCCGCCCGCCTTCGCCATCCGCGCCGTCCTCGCCGCCACCCTCTCCCCCACCTGGGGCCTCTACAGCGGCTACGAACTCTACGAGAACACCCCCCTCAAAACCGGCGGCGAGGAATACCTCGACTCCGAGAAATACCAGCTCAGGCCACGCGACTGGGCAGCCGCCGAACGCGAGGGCCGCACCCTCGCCCCCCTCGTCACCCAGCTCAACGACATCCGACGGGCGAACCCGGCGCTGCACCAGCTGCGCGATCTGCACTTCCATCACGCCGACCGGGAAGCGGTGATCGTCTACTCGAAGAGGAGCGGTTCGAACACGGTTCTGGTGGTCGTCAACCTCGACCCCCACCACACCCAGGAGGCCACGGTCTCGTTGGACATGCCGCAACTCGGCCTGGAATGGCACGAGTCGGCACCGGTGCGCGACGAGCTCACCGGCGAGACCTACTACTGGGGCAGGGCCAACTACGTGCGCCTCGAACCGGGCACCCGGCCCGCGCACGTACTCACCGTCCTGCGACCGTCCAACCCGCAGATCGGAGGGTCACCCACACGATGA
- the glgB gene encoding 1,4-alpha-glucan branching enzyme, with product MTPPKKKATGTTAAEAVDRERLLAGTHHDPHAVLGAHPAPGGVVFRALRPYARSVTVVAGELRAELHDDGDGFFSALAPLTEVPDYRLLVAYDDAAVELADAYRFLPTLGDLDLHLLGEGRHEELWTVLGAHPTVHEGVSGTRFAVWAPNARGVRLAGAFNFWDGTGHPMRSLGSSGVWELFVPGLGEGELYKFDITRPDGSHTLRADPLARRTEVPPSTSSIVTASHYTWGDEEWLARRAELPVHEAPFSIYEVHLPSWRPGLTYRQLADQLPAYVKDLGFTHVELMPVAEHPFGGSWGYQVTGFYAPTARLGTPDDFKYLVDALHQAGVGVLMDWVPAHFPRDDWALAEFDGRPLYEHSDPLRAAHPDWGTLEFDFGRREVRNFLVANATYWCEEFHIDGLRVDAVASMLYLDYSREPGQWTPNEHGGRENLDAVAFLQEMNATVYRRSPGVVTIAEESTAWDGVTRATHLPGPSGFGGLGFGLKWNMGWMHDSLAYLSHEPVHRRYHHHEMTFSMVYAYSENYVLPISHDEVVHGKRSLVSKMPGDWWQQRADLRAYLAFMWAHPGKQLLFMGQEFAQGAEWSEAHGPDWWLLDPAYGAEADHRGVRDLVRDLNAGYRRTPALWQRDTDPAGFQWVVGDAAEDNVFAFLRYDVEGSPLLSVSNFSPVVRHDYRLGVPDDVLAWHEDLNTDATAYGGSGVARSDPLKPEPQPWHGRPASLRLTLPPLATVWLRPA from the coding sequence GTGACTCCCCCGAAGAAGAAGGCGACAGGCACGACAGCAGCCGAAGCTGTCGACCGCGAGCGGCTGCTGGCCGGCACGCATCACGACCCGCACGCCGTGCTCGGCGCGCATCCGGCGCCCGGCGGGGTCGTCTTCCGGGCGTTGCGCCCGTACGCGCGGTCCGTCACCGTCGTCGCGGGGGAGCTGCGCGCCGAGCTGCACGACGACGGCGACGGCTTCTTCTCGGCGCTGGCGCCCCTGACGGAGGTCCCGGACTACCGGCTTCTGGTGGCGTACGACGACGCGGCCGTGGAGCTCGCGGACGCGTACCGCTTCCTGCCCACGCTGGGCGATCTGGACCTGCATCTGCTCGGCGAGGGCCGGCACGAGGAGCTGTGGACGGTGCTCGGCGCGCACCCGACGGTCCACGAGGGCGTGAGCGGCACCCGGTTCGCGGTGTGGGCTCCGAACGCGCGCGGGGTGCGGCTGGCCGGGGCCTTCAACTTCTGGGACGGCACCGGGCATCCGATGCGTTCGCTCGGCTCCTCGGGGGTGTGGGAGCTGTTCGTGCCGGGGCTGGGCGAGGGCGAGCTGTACAAGTTCGACATCACCCGCCCCGACGGCTCGCACACCCTGCGCGCCGATCCGCTGGCCCGGCGCACGGAGGTCCCCCCGAGCACCTCGTCGATCGTGACGGCCTCGCACTACACGTGGGGCGACGAGGAGTGGCTGGCGCGGCGCGCCGAACTCCCCGTACACGAAGCGCCCTTCTCCATATACGAGGTCCATCTCCCCTCCTGGCGACCGGGACTGACGTACCGTCAACTGGCCGATCAGCTCCCGGCGTACGTCAAGGACCTGGGCTTCACGCATGTCGAGCTGATGCCGGTCGCGGAGCATCCGTTCGGCGGCTCCTGGGGGTATCAGGTCACCGGGTTCTACGCGCCCACGGCCCGGCTCGGCACGCCGGACGACTTCAAGTACCTGGTCGACGCCCTGCACCAGGCGGGCGTCGGGGTGCTCATGGACTGGGTGCCGGCGCACTTCCCGCGCGACGACTGGGCGCTGGCCGAGTTCGACGGGCGTCCGCTGTACGAGCACTCCGACCCGCTGCGCGCCGCCCATCCCGACTGGGGGACGCTGGAGTTCGACTTCGGGCGGCGCGAGGTGCGCAACTTCCTGGTGGCCAACGCCACCTACTGGTGCGAGGAGTTCCACATCGACGGCCTGCGGGTGGACGCCGTGGCCTCGATGCTCTACCTCGACTACTCGCGCGAGCCGGGCCAGTGGACCCCGAACGAGCACGGCGGCCGGGAGAACCTGGACGCGGTGGCGTTCCTCCAGGAGATGAACGCGACGGTCTACCGGCGCAGTCCGGGCGTCGTCACGATCGCGGAGGAGTCGACGGCCTGGGACGGCGTCACCCGGGCCACGCACCTTCCGGGCCCGAGCGGCTTCGGGGGGCTCGGTTTCGGGCTGAAGTGGAACATGGGCTGGATGCACGACTCGCTCGCGTATCTGAGCCATGAGCCGGTGCACCGCAGATACCACCACCACGAGATGACGTTCTCGATGGTGTACGCCTACAGCGAGAACTACGTCCTGCCGATCTCCCACGACGAGGTCGTGCACGGCAAGCGCTCCCTGGTGTCGAAGATGCCGGGCGACTGGTGGCAGCAGCGCGCCGACCTGCGGGCCTACCTCGCGTTCATGTGGGCCCATCCGGGCAAGCAGCTCCTCTTCATGGGGCAGGAGTTCGCCCAGGGCGCGGAGTGGTCCGAGGCGCACGGCCCCGACTGGTGGCTGCTGGACCCCGCCTACGGGGCGGAGGCCGACCACCGCGGCGTTCGCGACCTGGTGCGCGACCTCAACGCCGGCTACCGGCGGACCCCCGCCCTGTGGCAGCGGGACACCGACCCGGCCGGCTTCCAGTGGGTGGTCGGCGACGCGGCCGAGGACAACGTCTTCGCCTTCCTCCGCTACGACGTCGAGGGCTCCCCCCTCCTGTCCGTCTCCAACTTCTCCCCCGTCGTCCGCCACGACTACCGCCTGGGCGTCCCCGACGACGTCCTCGCCTGGCACGAGGACCTCAACACGGACGCGACGGCGTACGGCGGCAGCGGCGTCGCCCGGTCCGACCCGCTCAAGCCCGAGCCCCAGCCCTGGCACGGCCGCCCGGCGAGCCTCCGCCTCACCCTGCCCCCGCTCGCGACGGTGTGGCTGCGGCCTGCCTAG
- the treS gene encoding maltose alpha-D-glucosyltransferase — protein MIVNEPVPDTFEDTPAKDRDPEWFKRAVFYEVLVRSFQDSNGDGVGDLKGITAKLDYLQWLGVDCLWLPPFFKSPLRDGGYDVSDYTSVLPEFGDLADFVEFVDAAHQRGMRVIIDFVMNHTSDQHPWFQESRKDPDGPYGDYYMWANDDKQYADARIIFVDTEVSNWTFDPVRKQYFFHRFFSHQPDLNYENPAVQEEMISALRFWLDLGIDGFRLDAVPYLYAAEGTNCENLPATHEFLKRVRKEIDAHYPDTVILAEANQWPEDVVDYFGDYASGGDECHMAFHFPVMPRIFMAVRRESRYPVSEILAKTPAIPSRCQWGIFLRNHDELTLEMVTDEERDYMYAEYAKDPRMRANIGIRRRLAPLLDNDRNQIELFTALLLSLPGSPILYYGDEIGMGDNIWLGDRDAVRTPMQWTPDRNAGFSSCDPARLVLPTIMDPVYGYQVANVEASMSSPSSLLHWTRRMIEIRKQNSAFGLGSYTELPSSNPAVLAFLREAPPGEGEDDLVLCVHNFSRFAQPTELDLSRFNGRYPVELFGGVRFPAVGELPYLLTLAGHGFYWFRLRRDAV, from the coding sequence ATGATCGTCAATGAGCCCGTTCCGGACACCTTCGAGGACACTCCCGCCAAGGACCGCGACCCCGAGTGGTTCAAACGCGCCGTCTTCTACGAGGTCCTCGTCCGCTCCTTCCAGGACAGCAACGGCGACGGCGTCGGCGACCTCAAGGGCATCACCGCCAAACTCGACTACCTGCAATGGCTCGGAGTCGACTGCCTCTGGCTCCCGCCCTTCTTCAAATCGCCCCTGAGGGACGGCGGCTACGACGTCTCCGACTACACCTCCGTCCTCCCGGAATTCGGCGACCTCGCCGACTTCGTCGAATTCGTCGACGCCGCACACCAGCGCGGCATGCGCGTCATCATCGACTTCGTCATGAACCACACCAGCGACCAGCACCCGTGGTTCCAGGAATCGCGCAAAGACCCCGACGGGCCCTACGGCGACTACTACATGTGGGCGAACGACGACAAGCAGTACGCCGACGCCCGCATCATCTTCGTCGACACCGAGGTCTCCAACTGGACCTTCGACCCGGTCCGCAAGCAGTACTTCTTCCACCGCTTCTTCTCCCACCAGCCGGACCTCAACTACGAGAACCCGGCCGTGCAGGAGGAGATGATCTCCGCGCTGCGGTTCTGGCTGGACCTGGGCATCGACGGCTTCCGGCTGGACGCCGTGCCGTATCTCTACGCGGCCGAGGGCACCAACTGCGAAAACCTTCCTGCGACCCATGAGTTCCTCAAGCGGGTCCGCAAGGAGATCGACGCGCACTATCCGGACACGGTGATCCTGGCGGAGGCCAACCAGTGGCCCGAGGACGTCGTCGACTACTTCGGCGACTACGCCTCCGGCGGCGACGAATGCCACATGGCCTTCCACTTCCCCGTCATGCCCCGCATCTTCATGGCCGTACGACGCGAATCCCGCTACCCCGTCTCGGAAATCCTCGCCAAGACCCCCGCGATCCCCTCCCGCTGCCAATGGGGCATCTTCCTGCGCAACCACGACGAGCTCACCCTCGAAATGGTCACCGACGAAGAACGCGACTACATGTACGCGGAATACGCCAAAGACCCGCGCATGCGCGCCAACATCGGCATCCGCCGCCGCCTCGCCCCCCTGCTGGACAACGACCGCAACCAGATCGAGCTCTTCACCGCCCTCCTCCTCTCCCTCCCCGGCTCGCCGATCCTCTACTACGGCGACGAGATCGGCATGGGCGACAACATCTGGCTCGGCGACCGCGACGCCGTGCGCACCCCGATGCAGTGGACACCGGATCGCAACGCAGGTTTTTCCTCCTGCGACCCCGCGCGGCTCGTCCTGCCGACCATCATGGATCCCGTCTACGGCTACCAGGTGGCCAACGTCGAGGCGTCGATGTCGTCGCCCTCCTCGCTGCTGCACTGGACCCGCCGCATGATCGAGATCCGCAAGCAGAACTCGGCCTTCGGACTCGGCTCCTACACCGAACTGCCCTCCTCCAACCCCGCCGTCCTCGCCTTCCTGCGCGAGGCCCCTCCGGGGGAGGGAGAGGACGACCTGGTCCTGTGCGTGCACAACTTCTCCCGCTTCGCACAGCCCACCGAGCTGGACCTGAGCCGGTTCAACGGGCGGTACCCGGTGGAACTGTTCGGCGGAGTGCGTTTCCCGGCCGTGGGCGAGCTGCCGTATCTGCTCACTCTGGCGGGGCACGGCTTCTACTGGTTCCGGCTGCGCCGGGACGCCGTGTAG